CCGGCTGCGCAGACGATCGTCGAGGACGGATTGCCAGAACTCCTCGTTGGTGAAGTACTGGCGCCCGGCGACCGGCCCACCGACCGGATCCTCTAGGACGAGGCTCGCGGTGGCCAGTTGTGACTGGATCGCCTGGTCCACTTCGCCGTGCTTCCCGCTGACCAGCAGGCTGTCGTCGCGGCTGGGACTATTGCGCAACCTCCGTTACCTCCTTGACCGATGGGGGCTTGGCCGGTGATGCGTTTGAACAATCATAAGCTGGGCTACGGCGCCGTCGCGGACGCCTCAGGGGTTTCGTACGTTATCTGGCCGATGCCGTAGCGCTCGAACAACTGCAGTACCCTTTTCGAATACCGGTCGTAGTCGTCCACCGGCATCGACGTTTGTGCGATCCACGGTTTTTCGGTCAAGGACCATCTGCGCTTTCGAATGCGTGTCAGAAAGTCGTCGAGCTGGCCGTTGTTGAAGAATCCGCTGTCCCAGATCTCGTCCAGCAAATCGGCGTATGATCCGCCCTCGAATGACATCCCCAAGGCCGCGAATGACAGGCGAGAGGATCCGCGCTCGGAACGTCGGTGATGGTGTTGGGCGATAGCTGACAGGAAATGCTGGCGCGTGTTCTTAAAGTCAGATCCAGATAGCCCCAGCAACTCGAACAGGTCTGCTGCTGCCTGTCGCGCGGACGTCTCATCGGCAATCACCACAGGCTGGAGCGGATACACACCCGCGTATGACCTAGCGTGCGCGACGAATGCGAGTGCAAGAATGGCGAAGGACTTCAACTTGCCTGCGTGGTTGGTGGACCGGAATGCCCGGAACTCAACCGTGTTCCGAACAAATAGGCTATTCAGGTTGAGTTCGGTATAGCGGGACGAGTTGAAACGCGTAACCTCCTCGTCTAGGGCGTCGGCGACCTGGTACCAGATGTGCTTCAACTGTTCCATGGTAGTCGGCTTGCGAGTGGCCAGGGTTTCGGCGAACCGCTCGATTGGCTGGCAGTAGAGCAGTCGGCGGCCGCTATCCACATCAAGCATCTGGAGCAGGAGTCGGGAGTGGCTCGAGTAGAGGTTGATCAGCGACGTGATCTGGGCGGCGCTGAGTGTGCCGGCATCCACATGCACATGTACGCCGGCTCCCGACGCCGAATGTGCGCCTGCCTGGCGAAGTCGTCGGAAGATCTCCTGGAGCAGCGGTAAGTCGTCGAAATGCAGCGGCGGAGAGATGAGTTCGAAGCCGTCCGGAACGGAGCCATCGAGTTCGACCCGCCAGACTCGGCCCAGCCGGTCGTATCCGCCGGCCAGCCGAGTGTGGACAGCCTCGCGAGCAGCGTCCAGGGACAGGCCGGCCAACTCGACCTCGACCCCGAAACGCTCGCTCAGCACGCGGTAGATGATAGGCGGGCGGGGGCGGAAGGTGCCCCCATCGGACGTATGGACCTGGGTAACCGTTCTGGTTCGGGAGCGCGGAGACTCCGCAAAGGAGGGACAGAGCGGCCGTGTTGTCATTTGTAAGGAGTGCGGCCTCGGAACGTGCAAAGCTGCGTCTCGGGTGCCTGGTTGGCACGCGCACCTGTCGCGGACAGCACGCGATGTCCGCCCTGCGGGCGGGCTCGCTGCGCTCGCCCCGCCCTGTCGGTGCCACTAACTGGTGCTGGCGCCCAGCGTACTGATCTGCCGCGATGTGTGCGCGGCGGTCGATGTCGGCTTCGTACGCTTAGTAGCGACACCCGATTGAGGGCACGGCCAGCAAGCAGGCGACGGACGTCACGGACACATCCGCGCCCGTATGCGCAGCTCCGCGCCAATACGAAGGCAAACCAGGTCGGTAAAGCTCACGACTACCCCAAGCTACTGATCGCAGGACTGGACCCCGCCAAATCGAAGGCGCTGCTCAACGACCTCGCCGGCAGGGTGTACGACAGGGCCGAACGGTTGCACCACGGCCAGCGCATCAGCGACCTCATCGCCGGCTACGACGCCGTCATCGTGGGCGGCGACGCCACGCCGGAGTTGCATCCCGGCACCGCCCATGGCCAGTATTGGCGCGACCGTGTGCGCCTGCAGCAGATCGTCTGGCCAGATCCGCAGGGCCGCTTCCCCTGGGACAGCGGCTACGCCTACCCCCAAGGGCTGCAGCCGATCATCGGACGGCTGTAGTCCCACCCTGTCACCGCGGGCTGGAGGCTGGGCCGGCGCTCTACGTGCGTTGGCCCAGCCTCCAGCGGGCCCTGCCGCCGACGGCTCGCGTGCCCACGCTCCCGGTGGGGTTCCCGGGCGAGGAAGGAGGCGGCCTTTTGTCGTGCACCGTCCGGCAGATGCGGCCGAGCAAGGGCCTCAGACGGGCCTCCCGTCCTCATCGGGTGGACGGCGTACGTGGGAGTCGTGGCCGGTGCGGCGCAGGTCTGCCATGAGGCGGTCGGCCAGTGTGAGGGTGTCGTCGCTGGGCTCGGCATCGATCTCGGCGAGCTGGCGGGTCAGGGTCCGGCGCAGCGCCCGCACGGCGTCGAGGTCGCCGAGCTGTGCGCGGGCGCGCATCGCTGTCTGGTAGAGCGCTTCGACGTAGGGGTGTTGTGGGATCGCCGCGTCCAGTACGGCAAGCTGCTCGGCTGGGTGGCCGGTGAGTTCCTCGGCGAGGGCGGCGGTGGCGTCGAGGGCCTCTTGGCGTATCGCCTCCCGGTAGGGCTCGAGCCATTCGTACTCGCAGCCCTGCGCCAGTGGCTGGCGGTAGGTGTCGACGGCGCGGCGCAGCGCCGCGACCCGCTCAGGTTTGCTGGTGGCGGCGTCGGCGGCGCGGATTGCGGCGCGCATCCTCCACAGGTCGATGTCGATGCGTTGGGCGTTGAGCTGGTAGCGGTGGTGCGGGTGGGTGAGGTAGCTGCCGGGGCCGGCGTTGTGGCGCAGGACGCTGCGCAGGTCTGAGACGTAGGTGTGCAGCCGGTGCATGGCCTTGCTCGCTGGGGCGTCGGGGAGCAGGTCGTCCAGGATGGCCTCTGCGGAGGCGCTGCCGTCCCGGACCGCCAGGTACACGAGTAGTTCGAGGGACTTCGCGCGCAGGCTGCGTTGCGGGTCGGCGCCGACGATGCCCGGCGCGCCGAGCACGGCGACCTCGACCGGGCCGGGCATGCCTGCGGTCGTCTCCGTGCGAGGTGGCGTCGGGGCGGCGGTGGCCGAAGCGTGGCCTTCGCCGGGGTCGTCGGTGTCCGCTGCAGCAGCAGGGCCGCCGCGGGCCGTGGAATCAGTGGCCGATGCCGTGCCGCCTGAAGAACCCGCGGTGCCGCTGTCGACCGGGCGGGCGGGAGCTTCGGTGGCTGCTTCCGTCGGTGGCTGCGCATCATCAGGTTGGGTCGCCGGGCGGGCTGGCGGCAGCGGCTCGGGGTCCTGCTCAGGAGGGGGTGCGGCTTCGGCGGGGGCGGGCGCGGGAAGCTGGCCGGTGTGGGATTCCGCCAGGGTCGCGAGGAGGGCGGCGGTTTCGTCGGGGTTGATGACGGCGAGCCGGCCCACGTCTGCCGGGTGGGAGCCGTGGCGGGTGGTGACGCCGTCGGCGGGGGTGGTGGTGCCGTCATCGGCGACGTCGACGGTGTTCCCGTCGGGCCATGTTCCGAGCAGCACGCCGTGAATGTCCAGGCGTTGGCCTTGCGTGAGCAGGGCGGCGATGCGGGCGCGTTCGTGGCGACCGGTGGCGTCGGCCAGCAGGATGATCGGTGGCAGGGGTTCTTCGTAGGGGTCGGCGGCGCGCAGGTCGGTGACGGTGTCGACCTCGTGTTGGTAGACCAGCCGGGTGCGGTGCAGTGTCTGCGCTTCCAGGATCTCCAGGGCGTCGTTGAGACCGGCGGTGATGGTCAGCCGGGGCGTGCGGGGCAGGGTGACTGCGGCGGCGCCGAGCAGCGTCGCCGCGGTCGCTGAGGGCATCACCACCTGGGCGCGGGCTTCGGGGTGGTCCGGTCCGCCTGCGGCCAGGGTGGCGGTGAGGAATCCGCGGGCGGCGGCCTCCGCGCCGGGGCCGGTCAGGCCGAGCCCGGCGGGCGGCCATACCGTCGACAGCGGGTGGGCGAGGGCCGGCGACACCGGTGTGGGCTCGCCGCTGCCTTGTTCGCCGGCGTCCTGGGCGACTGCGGGGGTGGTGTCGGAGTCGCCGGTGCCGCCGTGGGTGGCCTGGGCGTCGGTGTCGTCGGGGTCGCGCTGGGTTCCGGCGGTGGGGTGGTCGTCGCTGCCGTCGAACTCGTCGGTGTGCCTGTCGGCGGTGTCGTACTCGTGGTGGTCGGGCGTGTCCGGCTGCCCGGCAGTGGTGCGGCGCAGGGCGCGGCGCAGGGCGCGGCGGATCTGGCTGACAACGGGGGGCATGGGCGCGAGGTTCGGGTCGCCCAGGCGCGGCAGAGCCGAGGGCTTGCGGGGGGTGTAGCGGCGTTGGCGGTGTGCCCACACCAGCGCGACGGCGGCGGCGATTGCCAGGGCGAGGCCGAGGTCGACCCAGCTTCCGGTGGGAAGTGACACGCCGCGGTTGTCCCGCTCGCCGTTGGGGCGGCTGGTGTGGGTTGGGCTGGCGCCGGCCGCGTCGCTCGTGCCGGTGGTGGCAGTGGTGGGTGCGGGCGCAGTGGTGCCGCTGCTGGTGGGCGTTGGGGTGGTGGCCGTAGCGCTCGGGGTGGGGGTGGATGCCGGCGCTCTGGTGGCGGTCGGTCCGGCCGTGGGGGTGACGTCGGTGGCCGTCGGGGGTGTCGGTGCCTCAATGTCCGGACGCTCTGCGGGTGGCTCGGGCGGCGCGGGTCGGGGGTGGTGGCCGGCGGGTGCGGTGGCGTCTGCGGGCAGGTCGAGGGTCCAGCCGGGGTAGATGATGTTCGGGTTGCGCAGGGTTCCGCCGACGTCGGTGAAGTGGGTGCCGCGGTTGAGGGCGAAGACTTCCGGCCAGCGGTGAGGGTCGCCGAGCCACTGCTCGGCTATCTCGGACAGGGTGTCGCCGCGCTTGACGGTGTAGGTGTATTCGCGGCCAGCGGCGACGAGGATCAGGTCCCCTGTGGTTTCGGTCTTGCGGGCAGGTGCCGCAGCGGCCGACGGTGTGTCCGTGCCGGCCGCGGTGGCGGCCCGTCCGCTCCCAGGGTGCGACGTGTCGGAAGCTGCCGTGATCATGACCGTGGCGCCGGGGCTGGCCTGTGCGGGCGCGGACAGGGGCGGTGTGGCGGCCTGGGCGGCGGTGGCGAGGACGCCTCCGGTGATCGTGGCGACGAGGAGCGCGGCGAGGCCACGCGCAGGCGCGAGGGCGCGCGGTTGGGGTAGCCGCACGCCGGTGAGGGCGGCGGCGAACTCGGCGATGACCGACCAGGCGAACGACGTCCAGGCCAGCCAGAGCAGTCCGACGAGGAGGGCGCCGAGGGTCTGGTCGGTCAGGGGGGTGGTCAGGGTCGCCGCGATGTCGTGCCAGGACGGCAGGCTGTACGGCAGCGGCGGGTGGAGGTAGCGCAGCAGGGCCCAGGGAACCCCGGCGAGCAGCAGCGCCAGCATCGCGACGCCGGCGACGCGGCGGGCGGTGGAGGTGAGCAGGGCGAGCACGGTGGCAGCTCCCGGGAGGAGTCGGGGGTGGTCAGGTGGGGGCGGTGACGCCGGTGAGTGGTGTGGCGGTCGCGGTGGCGGAGACCGGCAGGCTGGTGATGCCGACGAGGGTGAGCAGTTGGGTGGGCCGGCGGGTCGTGATGGTGACGGTGACCGTGGTGGTTGAGGCGGTGGCGGTGCCCGGGACGCCGGCCTGGGCGAGGAAGGCGCGGGCGGCGGTGGCGGCCTGGGCGGGGTCGAGCTGCACGGTGCCGGTGCGGCGGTAGGTGTCCAGGTCGATCTCGCGGGCGCCGGCGCGGGCGGCGGCCTGTGCGAGGTCGAGGACGCGGACCTTGTCGGACATGCCGAGGCCGAGGTCCAGGACGAGGCCGGCGAGGATGAGCACGATGAGCACGCCGACGACTGTCCAGGGGGTGACCTGGCCGCGGTCGTCGTCACGCAGCCGCCGCAGCAGGCGGCGAGGCTGGTGGTGGGTCATGGCTGTTGTTCCCCGATGTAGGTGTCGACGGGCTGGCGGGCGGTGCCGGTGACGCGGACCGTGCCGGGCAGGCCGAGCCCGTAGAGGTCCTGCAGCGCGACGGTGCAGGTGACCGTGACGGCGACCTGCCCGCCAGGGGCGAGGCCACCGGCGTCGACGGTGACGGTGCGCGGTGAGCAGGTGATGTCGCGGCCCTGCAGGGTCGCGGCGGCGGCGTCCTGCCCGCCGGCGACCGCGGCGGCCGGGCTGCGGGCCAGGGATGCTTGCCGGGCGGCGGCCGCGGCCGCGGCGTTGACGTCGCTGTCGGCGGAGACCAGGCGCAGGCAGGCGACGATCGCGACGGTGGCGAGGACCATCAGCGGCACGTAGCTGAGCACGATCTCGGTACTGACGGAGCCTGTGTCGTCGCGCCACCTCGCCCGGCGGCGTGCCGATCCAGGCCCGGCTTGCCGGTGGATGGTCATGCTCGGCCCTCCTTCGCCGTCTCGGTCTGCTCCTGTCGTGGCATGGCTTGGGGTCGGAATCGTTCGGTCGGGGCGGCGGCGGTGGTGGCGACCCGCAGGCGCAGGAAGGGCACGACGCGGGGAGCGGTGCCGCTGATCCGCACCGTGGTGCGCTCCTGGGTGCGGGTCACGCTGACCTGCCGGTCGTTGACGAGGCTGCCGGCGAGTTGGGTGAGCACCGTGTTCGCGTCGGCCTGTCCGGCTGTCGTGGTGCCCTGGTAGACGCGGGTGGTCTGCACGGCGTGGTTGGCGGCGTGCTGCACCGCGAGGTGGGCCAGTCCCCAGGTGGCGAACTGCACGCCGAGCAGGACGAGCAGCATCAGCAGGGGGGCGTAGAGGACGACCTCGGTCGTGACCGAGCCCCGGTCGCCACCGAGTCGTCGTCGCGTGCGGCGCACCGTAGTCACCGGGTGCCTAGAGGTTGATGCCGGTCATCTTCGCGATGATCTTGGCGTTGAAGATGGCGTAGACGGCGGCGACGAGGATGACGAGGAACGCGATCCACAGGACCTTCTCGGTGGTCTCGCTGCCCCGGTCGCCGGAGTCTCGCAGGCGGCGCGTCCGGTCGGTCAGGGTGAGTCCGAGCAGGGTCAGTGCGGCGTGCAGTCGGGACACGATGTCTACTCCTTGCGAGAGGGGTTAGAAGGTGTCGATGGCGGCGACGGCCGGGTAGAGCAGGAAGATCATGTAGGCGACGGCGAGCAGCATCACGGGCATCGACATGCGTTCGGTGGCGGAGTTGGCCTTGGCCTCGAGGGCGTTGGCCTGGTGGGCGCGCATGGTGGCGGCGCGGATGCCCAGGGAGGTGCGGATCCGGGCGCCTTCGGCGCCGGCGAGGCTCATGGTGGCGGCCAGTTCCTGCAGTTCGATGACGCCGGTGTCCTCGCCGAGCTGGCCGAGGGCCTGCCAGGGTGGGATGCGCAGCAGCCGTGCGGTGGCCACGGCTCGGTTGAGCCGGCCGGTGGCCCAGCCGGAGGTGTCGGCGCAGGCGTCGTCCAAGGCCTGTTCGAGTCCGGCGCCGCCGGCCAGGGAGATGACGACCAGGTCGAGCACGGCGGACAGGGCGTAGCGCAGCTCGTCGCGGCGGCGTTGCGCCTCGGCGTGCACCGTGGTTTCGGCGAGCCACCACCCGCCGACGCCGCCGGCGAGGGACGCCCACAGTGGCACACCGGCGGCGAAGGTGGTGCCACCGGCGGCCAGTAGCGCGACGACCAGGGGCGGCAGCAGCAGGCCGGCGATCACGGCGAGGGTCTGGTCGGCCAGGTGCGCCGCGACGGGCCGCTCCAGCACGGCCAGGTCGGCGCGGGTGCGGGCGCCCGGCAGGTTGACCGTCTGCCACGGCCCGGCCAGCAGCCGCACGCGCCACGGCAGCGGCTCGCCCACCGGTTCGGGTGCCCGGCGCAGCCCGTCGAGGACCTGGGCCAGGCTGGGGCGGGCGGGCACCAGAGCGGACACGGCGAGGAGCGCGCCGATACCGGCTGCGACGCCGGCGGCGAGGACCAGGGGGCTCATGCCGGTATCCGTTCGCCGGCCTCGGAGAGGATGCGGGGTGGGGCGGGGATGCGGGAGGCGCGGGCCAGCCACCAGAACCCGCCGGCGAACACCGCGCCGACGAGGAGAAGGACCATCTGCCCGGTGAGGGTGCCGTAGGGGGCGAGGAAGCCGCGGTTGAGCACGATCAGCCCGGCGACCATCACCACCGAGGTGCCGGTGATGACCCGCGCGGCGGTGCGGGTGGTGGCCCGGGTGGTGGCCACGCGCATCCGGATCGAGGCCTGCTCCCGGGCGGTGGCGGCGAGGCTGGTCAGGCTGTCGGTCAGCTGCCCGCCGTGGTAGCCGGCGGCCTGCTGCAACGCCCGCACCACCAGGTCGGCGGTCGGGTCGGCCAGCTCGGCGGCGAAGACTCTCAGCGCGTCCGGCAGCCGCGCCCCCGACCGGACGCCATCGGCCAAAGCCTGGACTTGGGCGCGGATCGGCGCGGGGGTGACCGCGGCGGTCGCGGTGATCGCCTGCTCCAGCCCGGCCGCCGAGGACAGGGTGTCGCGCAGCAGTTCCGCCCACGTCGCGATCGCCTCGATGCGCCCCAGTGACCGCTGGTGCTCCCGGTCCGGCTCGAGAACCTGCGGCAGGGTCCACACCCCTGCTGCGGTCAGCAGCGCCGCGACCGGCCAGCGGGTCAGCACGGCGGCGGCGAACCCCGCCGCCACCGCCACCGCCATGCGGGTGCGGTCCGCCGCCGTGAACGCCCGCCGCCGGGAGGACGGCGCCGGGCCGGGCGGGCGGCGGCGCAGGCCGTCGATGAGCAGGGTGAGCCCGGCCGCGCACACCAGGCCGAGCAGGATCGGCAGGAGGTTCATCGCTACCACCGGTCCTTGTCGAGCAGGTCGGGGTCGAGGCCGGCGGCGGCGAGCTGGTCGAGGGTGTCCGCGCGCATCGGCGCCGCGGGCAGGGCGCGCCGGTCCGGGCCGGGCCGGTAGATCTCGTTGCTGGGCACCTGCGTGCCGTCGGTCTCCAGTACCTGCCGGATGGAGGAGACCACCCGGGTGCCGTCGGTCGCGGTGTCCAGGTGGATGACGAAGTCGACGGCCTGGCCGATGAGCATGTTCGCCGCGTCGAACGGGAACCGCTCCGGTGCCTGCATGACGTAGGTGGCCAGCCGGGACAGGGCCTGCTTCGACGAGGAGGCATGCAGGGTGCACATCGACCCGTCATTGCCCTGCGACATGGCCAGGAGCATGGGTACGGCTTCGGCGCCGCGGGACTCGCCGACGATGACCCGGTCCGGGCGCATCCGCAGCCCCCACCGCACCATCGTGGACATGTCGATCCCGCCGACGCCCTCCAAGTTCGGTTCACGCTGCTGCAGCGCGGCGGTGTTCGGGTGGGCGTCGGTGTCCTCGTCCAGGCCGAGTTCGTAGGCGTCCTCGACGGTGACGATGCGCTCCAGTGGGCTCATCGCCCCGGCCGCCGCCCGCAGCAGGGTGGTCTTCCCGGCGCCGGTGCCACCGGAGATGATCAGGTTCTTGCGGGCGCGGACCATCGCCGCGATCAGCTCCCGCAGCCCCAGGGTGATCTCCCCGCGCTGCTGCAGGTCATCCAGGGTGACCTTCTGCAGCACGTTGCGGCGGATCGACAGGCTGGGTCGCTTCGCCACGGCCATGACCGCGAAGAGCCGCTGCCCGCCCGGCAGGCGCAGCGACAATCCCGGCGACCCGCGGTCGAAGCGCCGCTCCTCCTGCCCGCTGCGGGCCGCCGCGACGCGGACGAGGTCGACCAGGTCGGCGTCGGACGCGGCCACCGCCGGCACCCGCATCACCCGGCCCCCGGTGGTGCGGATCCACACGTTGTCGCAGCCGTTGACGAAGATGTCCTCGACCTGAGGGTCGTCCAGCAGCCGCTGCAACCCGCCCAGCCCGGTGAACGAGTCCCGCAACGCGCGGGCGACCGCCGCCTCCGCCTGCGGCGACGGCGGGGTACGGCCCGCGGCGATGTCCGCCTCCGCGCTGCGCACCAACTCCTCGGCGATAAGCCCCGCGATCAGGGCGTCCCGCTCGGCGTCGGGCAGCCCGGCGCCCCGTTCGGCGAGCCGGTCGCTGACCCGCGCCCGCAGGCGTGCCACCACCTCCGGCGGCGCCGCCGACCCGCCAGCAGGGTCCGGCCCGGTCACCGCGACACCACCCCCGACTCCGCCTCGTTCCGGTGGGTGACCTGCTGGTGCAGGGTCGCGGCGAGGTCGCGCAGGGCCCGCACCAGGCGGGTGCGCTGCCACGCCCGGCCCGCCAGGCGGCCGGTCAGGACACCGGCTCCCCACCGGTCGCGCGGCAACACCGCCCAGACAGGTGCTCCCAGCCGCGCGGCGATCTCACCGGCCGGGTAGGAGCCCGGCCCGGCGAGCGCCAGTCCCAGCACACCGGGCCGGGTCACCTCTCGCAGCCAGGGCATCCGCGCGTCCACATGATCCAGGCACTCCGTGGCTGGCGCTGCCAGGAGCAGCACCGCGTCGGCGGCGGGCAGCAGTCCCGCGGCGGGGGTGGCCGGGTAGAGCCGGCCCACGTCCGCGACCACCACGCCCGCGACGCCCCGCAGCACGGTGGCCGAATTTCGGCCCAGCACCGTCACCGACCCGGCGGCGGTGTCCGCCGACCCCGGCGCGACGACCACCTCGATGCCCAGCGGCAGCCCCTGAAGGTGCTCGGCTATCGACTCCACCCCGCCGCCGTGGCGCGTCGAAGCCGCCAGCGAGGTCAGGCCCGGCTGCTGCGCCAGCCCGAACCGTGCCGCGACCACCCCACCCGACGGGTCCGCCTCCACCAGCAGCGCCCGCCCTCCCGGCCACTGCGCCGCCAGCCCCACAGCCGTCGTCGACACACCAGGAGCGCCCGACAGGGACCCGCACACGATCAACATGCGGTCCTCACCGGTCCGGCCCGAGCTGCACCACCGACACGTCCCCCGTCGCCGACGCGACCGCCTCCGCCGCGTCCGCGGCGAGCAGCACCGTCACCAACTGCGTGCCGACCTGCTCCGCTCCCGCCTCGACCGACACCACCGTGGCCACCGCCCGCCGCGCCCCCGCCCCACCCGGGGCGCCCTGCGGCACGCTCTGGCCCGCGCCGGCCGGCGGCGCGACCAGCACCACCACCCGCGCGCCCGCCGCCAGACCTGCCGGCGCCCGGCCCGGCTTCACCGGCAGCGCGATCACCGCCTGCCCCGCCGGAGGCCACGCCGCCGGCCCCACTTGCCCGACCGTGAGCAGGCTGCCCGCGGCCAACGGCACCGCCGCGGTCCGACCCACCACATCAGCTCGCTGCCCCGCCGGCAGCAACGCCAACCCCGAGGAGTTCGCCACCCGCACCACCTCGACGTCCGCGTCAATGATCACCTGCCCGGCCGCGACCGGCCGCGCAACAGCCAGGAACGACTCATCCGCGTGCCGCCGCAGATCGACCTGCCAGAACACGACCACGCTCAGCACCACCAGCAGCGCCCCCACCCCGACCCGACGGCCGCTGCGCCGCCCCACCCGCCGCCCAGCAGACTGCGCCGCCACCGCCCGCGCAGCCCGGTCCGCTTCCGCCGACCCCGGCCGGTTCACCGTCACGCTCATCGCCGCCCCGTCACCGTCGCCTGCGACTCCGCCACCGGCAGCCGCACCGACCCAGTCGTCGTCAACGGCGGCACAACCGCGCTACGCCCACCACCGGCCCAGGACACCGACCAGGTCACCGTCGCGGTCAACGTGAACGCGTTGCCCGGCGCGCCCGCCGAGCTGACCCGGTAGGTGTGGCCGCACGACGACGCCGCTCTCGGGTCGCTTCCGGGGCGCCACGGAGTTCCCGGCCCCTGGCACACCACGTCGCCGGTGCCGTCACCCGGACGCCACACCACCCGCACCGGCGTCGCCGTGGCCGTCACCGACATCCCCGGCACCGACGCTGTCGCCGAACGCTGCCCCCACGTGGAGGGATCCACCCACCACCACACCGGGACCTGCGCCAGCACACCCGCCGCGGCGCTGGGGTTCCTTCGGATCGCGGGGGCTGGCAGCCGCAGCCGCGACACCGCAACCCGTGCCAGCGCCTCTGGGTCAGCGACCTGCCCGTCGGCCAACCACACCACCTGCTGCGAGCCGATACCGTCCTGCAGGCACGACTGCTCGTACCAGGCGCCCGGCCCCGCACCCGGCGGCGGCGCCTGCTGCTGGGGCAACTTCATGTAAGTGCAAGGAGAATCGCTGCCCCCGCCGGATCCGTCACCTGATCCGCCGTTGCCATCGCCGCCGGACCCAGCGCCACCCGGCGAGCCCGGGGTGCCTGCCGTGACCTGGCATTCAGGGGCTGTGGGGGTCTGGTCGCAGGTGACGCCGCCCATGCCGCCGTCGGCCATGGCACCGGTGGCAGGAACGAACAGGGCAGCGGCGAGGGCAGAGGCGATGGTTGCTCGTAGAAGGTTGCGCCTCAGCATGTCCCCACTTCCTGTACTCCGAAGCTGGTCACCCTCCAGCCCTCCGCGAGGTCGGTCGCCGTGGCCCGAGTAGCTCGGCGTCCACCAGTCGTGTCGTTGATCGGCTGGCCGGAGGCGGTGTAGACGAGGAACTTGGTGTCGTCAACGCAGTCGGTGAGAGCCACCGTCCGCGGCGTGGCGGCGAGCGAGACGTTGGCGACCTGCGGGTTCGAAATGTATTCACCCTTGAGGATCTGTCCCTTGCGCCGGTAGGCCGTCAGGCCGTTCCGCAGGTACTGCAAGGCGTTCCCACCGGCGAACTTCGGCAGGTTGGGCTCGTTTGGGTTGGCCGTGAGGCCCGCCTTCGCGTACGCCTGCCACATGCCGCGGTACGCAGCAAGCGCCGCCTGCTCCGCGGCGTCTCGGGCATCCGGAGCTGGTGCAGACACCGATGGCGCAGCGCTCTCGTTCGTCTTGGGAGTATCGGTGCTGCGGCAAGCTCCAACCGACCCCAGGAGCACAACGGCGACAGCGGTAACGCGAAGCCGTCGAGTCCAGGGCGCAGAGAGGACCCCGGGACCAAACTTGATCCTCTGGTCACCGTCCGTCACGTTCTTCACGTTCGGCCGGACGCGCGTCCGCCGCACCATGACACCCCCGGAGAAGTAGCACCAATCACGGTCTGAAATCACGTCTACACCCAACACCCGCGGTTACCGCAAGGTGCTTACCGGCCAGTGACTACCGATCGGTAAGCACCTCTTGGTAACTACCGATGTACATGAATGGGTGAAAACCGGGCGTCGAGTTGCCGGGTTCGTGACACTATGCCCGCAGGGATCGAAAAAATCGTAGATCGCATAACCATCGCTGGGGAGTTCGGATATG
The window above is part of the Micromonospora inositola genome. Proteins encoded here:
- a CDS encoding CpaF family protein; translated protein: MTGPDPAGGSAAPPEVVARLRARVSDRLAERGAGLPDAERDALIAGLIAEELVRSAEADIAAGRTPPSPQAEAAVARALRDSFTGLGGLQRLLDDPQVEDIFVNGCDNVWIRTTGGRVMRVPAVAASDADLVDLVRVAAARSGQEERRFDRGSPGLSLRLPGGQRLFAVMAVAKRPSLSIRRNVLQKVTLDDLQQRGEITLGLRELIAAMVRARKNLIISGGTGAGKTTLLRAAAGAMSPLERIVTVEDAYELGLDEDTDAHPNTAALQQREPNLEGVGGIDMSTMVRWGLRMRPDRVIVGESRGAEAVPMLLAMSQGNDGSMCTLHASSSKQALSRLATYVMQAPERFPFDAANMLIGQAVDFVIHLDTATDGTRVVSSIRQVLETDGTQVPSNEIYRPGPDRRALPAAPMRADTLDQLAAAGLDPDLLDKDRW
- a CDS encoding P-loop NTPase family protein, translating into MLIVCGSLSGAPGVSTTAVGLAAQWPGGRALLVEADPSGGVVAARFGLAQQPGLTSLAASTRHGGGVESIAEHLQGLPLGIEVVVAPGSADTAAGSVTVLGRNSATVLRGVAGVVVADVGRLYPATPAAGLLPAADAVLLLAAPATECLDHVDARMPWLREVTRPGVLGLALAGPGSYPAGEIAARLGAPVWAVLPRDRWGAGVLTGRLAGRAWQRTRLVRALRDLAATLHQQVTHRNEAESGVVSR
- a CDS encoding type II secretion system F family protein; its protein translation is MNLLPILLGLVCAAGLTLLIDGLRRRPPGPAPSSRRRAFTAADRTRMAVAVAAGFAAAVLTRWPVAALLTAAGVWTLPQVLEPDREHQRSLGRIEAIATWAELLRDTLSSAAGLEQAITATAAVTPAPIRAQVQALADGVRSGARLPDALRVFAAELADPTADLVVRALQQAAGYHGGQLTDSLTSLAATAREQASIRMRVATTRATTRTAARVITGTSVVMVAGLIVLNRGFLAPYGTLTGQMVLLLVGAVFAGGFWWLARASRIPAPPRILSEAGERIPA
- a CDS encoding SAF domain-containing protein, with translation MSVTVNRPGSAEADRAARAVAAQSAGRRVGRRSGRRVGVGALLVVLSVVVFWQVDLRRHADESFLAVARPVAAGQVIIDADVEVVRVANSSGLALLPAGQRADVVGRTAAVPLAAGSLLTVGQVGPAAWPPAGQAVIALPVKPGRAPAGLAAGARVVVLVAPPAGAGQSVPQGAPGGAGARRAVATVVSVEAGAEQVGTQLVTVLLAADAAEAVASATGDVSVVQLGPDR